ACACCTGCCAAGGCAACTCTTGAGATCTCGAGAGCTGCCCtccatgtgtgtctgacagctaAGTGGCACTGGTGTCAGCATACCAAAGCCTTGTGTTTCCCAGACTCCATTAAGATGTGGCTACTCCAGCCGGGCTCTATGCCTCTGCcaagtctctcacacacactgcagctacaGCGACACAGCAGGAGAGATGCAGGGGCATTTTCAGGGAGGACAAATGGAGGTGTTTTTCAAACACAGTACATTATGTTAATTGCTTCCATAGCTATCTTTTTCATTACGTTTTGCTGAGAAAAACAGTGTGGGAAGTGGTGCACCAATACATTTAAACTCCCATGTAGATATCTCATCCCTGCCACTTAGCATTTCCTTTTCCGAGAGCATAATTAAATTATCAGCTGTCACTTCAGTTAACTAGCAGAGATGCGCAGTTAATGTGCTAAATGCCACAGGGCTGGAGCTGCTCTGATTCAATGAATCTTAAGTGACCTCTCCTCAAAGCATCTcattctgctctctgtttttcttccatgGGTGACAGGCTGGACAATCCCAACAAGCATCATCTTTGTCTCGGGCTCCGGATGtgtacatgcacgcacacgtacacgcatgcatgcacaaacacaaacacagacacacacacaatatcaaCCGAGAACTCTGTGGGACTATTAAAGGAAGGGCTCTAAAGCAGAAAAATCTGGTCCCAAGATGCTTGGATTTTGTTGCCAACTGTGGATCACAAGAgccaaaacacagacaataaTCCTCTGTATGGGCCAGAGTGTTTAAGAGGGGACGTGAAGCTGTCTATATCTCTGCTTACAGTTAGAGCTCCCTGGTGCTCAAACAGGCATTCAGGCATCTTCAGACTACAAGGAAGATTAGTTAAGGATCTTCACATTGGTAATTTTATAGGACTCAGTCTAACTTTATTATATGAAGTTATGGagagaaatatttgaaattTTTGCAGAATATCCTCTTGGACACACTCCCAGTCTTACCTAGTAGCATTACCTCTCAAAGGCCATGCAGGCAACAGAAAGTGACAGCAATCGTTTGAAACCACAGTATAATACTCCCAGTAGAGCCCTTTCACTGGCAGCTAGAGCTCTAACTGTGGCCagtttgtgctctgtgttttgtaTAAGTAATGAAGTGTGAACTAAATGCCTCTGTACAGGAACTACGCCTCTGTGCACATGTTCGCAGTCTGTGCAGAAGTACGaacacatcattctgcacatTTAAAATAGAGCCACTGACCGCACTGTAAGGAAATGATTGGGCAGAAGCAGTGGTTTCTGGTAGCACAACGGAAGTAGATGGACCTCAACAGAGAACtaaaacacaggcagagacGGGGTACTGTATCTTTACAAGTTTCATTTTATTGGTGTACTTTGACAATAACAATGATGGTATAAAAGAAAATCTCCATCATACAAATTTCATTAATCAAAAGATAATATGCCAATACACAAACAGATCCACATAAGGCTGACATCAAGTTTTGACAAGTGGCTTCAAATGGCTTCAATTCAAGGAGAATATCTCTCCTTACAATCAGAGAAGATATATTTTAAATTTAGCAATCTGTAtcctatctttttttttttcttttctaatagTTAGCttgaatacaaaaaaaatgaatctgtgtGGACTTTAGAGTGGATTGTGTCGCTGGTTCGGGTGCCTGTGTTTCATTGCATTGTAAGCATATGGTGTTTTTGGCTGACACTTCGCTGTCCTGCAGTGCTTTCCTCCGACCTACACCTTACCCcaactgctgtcactgtcaaagAGACATCACACGCGGAAACAAGGACACCGAACTTCATCTGAAGACTGATGCCTGCGTCTGCCATGATGGTGTCTCCTCAAGTGCTACAGCACATGAAGCACAGGGAGGCCTCGGGAATGCAGAACACCTCAGAGATTGTGAGAGAAATCTAAAATTCATGGGACAgggatatttttttctttttttttaataaaaaaaaaaaaggctgtgcAGGGAAGCAGTGATGTAAAAACATTGATGTCGCTGTGTAAGCTTCACTAGCACTTAAATGGCACCGGATCAACCCCCAGCCAAATCCCTCCAAAGCCTTGTTCTTTATGCTAGCATCTGTAGTGATTTAAGACCTTATAGAATTTCTAAAACACTACACACAACAATATTTACAATGATCATTTTCTTGatatacacttttttttccaatttaaatatttttgcttataaaaaaaataaaaacttgagtgaaaaaaacactgcaataaaTAAAGAAGCTTTAAGGCTGCCAGTCTTGTCAGATGCCCACAGAGTGGTCTCTTCATGTAAACTGGCACAGAATGGATCAGAGCAGGTGAGATTATGGTACGATGAAGCCTCTTGAGTGAGCAGCAGGCTTGGTCTTGgtctggacagagacagaccaCGTATAGTATATTTGACAGGAACAAGAGTAGCCGGCATGCTCTTATCACCAACTGAAAACAATCAACTtcctgttttaaataaaaagcaagAGTGCGCTGACTGATTTGCCCTTGTTACTGAGTCATCGAGTGGACAAATCTGTCTGGCAGTCACAGAACACCCATCGCGGTGATGACGGTGTTGGCTGATGAAGCTGCTTGTTCTAGATTGTGAAGTATAAGAGTCTAACACTGACTCAAGAATATCTATGTCATCCAGAGGGCCTCTTTATATTGAGAGGACGCTCAAGGTCTGAATTTTCACCCGAAACACTCAAACTAAACATTTGGCTTTTGCTATATCTCCATCTAGCTGTTAATTTAaagcaatgaaaacacaaaagtatAATGTACAGTGTGTTATGCAAATGTCAAGAACCAGAAAAAGAAGCTGTGAGTTGTTCACAACCAGGTCACTAAAAATCATTTTCTCATCAGTGcgggaaaacaaaacaaaaaacagcccAGATGGAGGACAGTTAGACCTCTGAAAGGCTTAGCcatttcactcaaacacacatggaaAAGAAAACTTAACACAAATGCTGCTAGTGTCGGTGACTTCCGCTGGGCACCTCCGGAGTGATTGGCTAAGGAGGTAAACAAAACGTGCTTCTGTTTGTGGCAACGAACCAGAACAACAAATACACGAATTAGCTTCACCTGGCATGATGAAAAGGCAACAGGTTTACAGATGTATGggtgtaaaaacacagaaaacctaCGCCATTTCCAAGCAGGCTGGAATTAAATGAAAGTTAGAGGGATGGTTCGCCTGCCGATACGAGCCTTTATGACGTTACGATTGGTTCCAGTAAGCACGTAGAGAGAGAACCCCTCAAAGGGAGCTCTGGAAGGTCAGCACCATTGATTATCAATTAGTATAAAAGAGGTGCTCAGTGAAAGACCGTGACCACTAGCATTTTCTGATCAGGTGTCTTGCTCTTCCTGTGGTCGTCACACAAAATGGCTTCCTCCAACGTGTCTGTTCAGCAGATTAATACACACCAGGCTGCAGGTCCCGTTCCATTTCATCAAAACCAGCCACTCGCGTCGAAATGTGCTTCTAAATGAAATGGAACGGCTCCCCGCTTACACAGACGTGAACCTCACAAtcccacacaaatacacataactACAAGTTTCAGTGCATCTAACACAGCCTGTCGTTTGTCACCTACTACATCATCACATCAACcgcaagaaaaataaaaacaattacagAAAATAATCCATAACagatcaaataaataaaatgaggTCCTGCCTCTTCTTATTTCATTGTGGGAACACAACAGTTTGTCAACCACTCGCATTTTCCCCAAACGATACGTCATAAGAAATGCATACAAGGCgatttgtgtgaaatgaagtAGCTGCATGACTAgaggacagacagtgaggagaacgtgtctgtttttttttttttttgtgggtttttttttttttttaacggaACTAGTTTACAGTATTGGGATATTTTACTCAAAAtcaacactgtcaaacacacaaatcagaaAAGGGACATTTTAGCAACTGCCGTCTGTGTCGCTGCACAGAGTTAGGCTGCACGCCACCGGATGACCTCTCGTTCGACGAACTTCCACTTAGACCGACATCCCGAATTATGATTTGCACAGAGAAACTCCACAATCTACCAAAGCTAATCAGTGGTTTATCTCTTGATGTCTTAGATAAACATTTAGATCTGCTTTTCCCTATCCATGCCTTGATAAAGAAGTGTCAGTTAAAAAACATAAAGGCAGCCATAGATTGGTTGGTTGTAGAGAtatacttttcacagcacccaCTGTGGACGAGGGCTGGCTAACAGTATTACAAACACTAGACaatctgaaaaataacaaagcaaAAGCTTCTGTAAACACCAGCGACAGTGACAGCAATCAAGTATTCTCTCCTCCAATTCTCTCCCGTGAAAAAATGAAGGGTGAGTAAACGTTGCAGGATCTAAAAATAAAACGGTTTCTCTCTCCCCGGCCTGGACTTACACACCGCACACAAAGTGAGGTCTAAAGTCAGTCTGTCACAGTCTCAGGGGTGAAGTCTCATGGAGGTCACCCTGAAGACCTTGTGCCAACAACAGGATACATGCAGGCCATTTGCATAGCTCTCCCTCACtttaatacacacagacacacacacagacacgcacaggTTCTGGAAAGGGTGGCATGTTTGCTTAGGCAAAGGTGTGTTGAATGTGAAGTTTGCATACGCAGTCATTCCTTCTCTGTAGTCCAATAAGGGTATGCTAGCACCCATGCTATTGCATCTGTATAGTGAGGAAGTCAGGTCTAAGTTCTGCTGTCTGATATTACAGCTTATTGCTAACAGGATGAGCATTGCTCTCCATCATACAGCCACTTGCAGGCAGCCAGAACATCCAATGCAactatgcaaacacaaacatcacagtcTTTAAATGGTATGTTCACAGGACAAAATATAAGTTGGTAAGAGATGAGTAAGGTATTAATATTCTGTAACTTAGGATTAACTAtttcatatacagtatacatgacagaaaacacgCACTCTGTTTCATAtcgtcttctctttctctcttcacttgTAGATTTGGCATACCTTCTGCAGAACCAGCTGCAAGAGTCCACTTGGTTCAAGTTGCTGTGTGgtcatgtgtgcatgcaaatgttttcacaggttTACTGCATTTGTTAAAATAAGGAGTGCAAGAGCAAAGTAAATATCAAAGCCTCGGGGGACCACATCATGACTGTGCGCGCGTATCGTGGCCTACGTTAATAAACGAGCACAATAGCGTAGGGCTGACGGAAtcagaaaatgactgaatgaatggatgCTGAAGGCCAAAATGGTGCAAAAGGCATGTGGAGACTGAACACTAGATAAGCCCAGATGAGAGGAGTGATGGACTGTGGCACAAGCAAGTGCAGCATTTAACTTTCATTTCTTATATGATTTATCCAACATACTTATTTgagtctccttttttttttttgcatacgacaaaagaaaaaaagcaaagaataaATGAACTAAAAAGTCCAAAGCAGTGCTGTAACTGGTGAGATATGGCTGATGTCCTAGAGGACTTTGATTCCCATGTGTTTTGCAGTCCAGCTGTGCCTACGTCAGTAGTCAGGTATGGGTGCAAGCTTTCTGCTCAAGCTGACTGTGATATTCGTGAAGAGAGGCCTCCTGGACACTAGGGGGGAGTAGTTTAGGTTGTTAAGACCATCCaatttctgtctctcctttgaGTGGCGTAGTAGACTATACCTGCAATAACACACAATGAGTCACTGAGTcaggagaggagacgagacagTTCTTGCAACACTTCTGCAACCAGTGCAATGGAGAGCAGGTTTAAAGTTCAGGTTAGGCACCTAAGCATTGATAAACAATGAGACAATATGCTGAGGAACAGGTTTCATCTGCTTACTCAGAGTTACTAGAAGGTAAAAGACACTGAGTGTCACAGTTTCACATAGACAGAAAGtgagagctgcttttttttttttcatgggaAATATTCATCAGCAAATCACTGCACTGTTACTGACATGAACACAGACGTTAATCATGTTAACTTTGTAGAAAGGCAAAGGCAAGTTCAGTCAATTCATTATATGTATTTTTCTATCAACTCCTCGTACTTTCTTactgacaaatgaaagaaacatttatgccttgggttttttttttttttttttttaagtgactTAGAATTTGAGCAGAGAGAGCATGATTGGAATTCAGCCCTGAGGCATACAAGCATATCACATGCAAAGTCTTTAAAAGAGTTGAAATTCTCTCAAAGTCACTGTTCTAGCTGTTCATGTGACTGGCTTACACCACATGAGCCTAAGCCTCATTCCAATCATTAGCTTCCACTTTtaaccaaagtgtgtgtgtgggtgtgtgtgtgtgtgtgtgaacgtgctgtgtttgcacagacaCTAACCTTCCCAGGAACTGGACTTCCCCACGATGATGGTGTGGAATTGACATGTAGCGTCCCTGCTCTCCGTGTGGTCTACTTACTGTGTAATTGGCAAACTGCACCCTACACAAACAATAATGTGTGTTAGCTCATAATGTCCACAGGCAGGTGAGCAAGCATTGCATTGTCATATTTTCATAGAAAGCATAACAACCCTGTCATATTGACACAGTGCGCAGCATGATATAGAGGGAGAAAAATATAAGAGGGGAAAGTTTCACAGTAACTGCACACAAAAGGAATcattacacacagaaacattacaCAAGCCAATCAATTAGAGCTGCCGGTGTATTTTGAGAGCCCTGAGTGTGTACAGCTGCCTGGGAGCTGTGAGGGAGGCGAGGAcaacaaggaaaaaacaaacaaaaaacacacaaaaatgattacaaaagcctgctgtgtgCCAAATGACCAAATGTCAACAATACTGTCAGGTCTgggacaatgtgtgtgtgcgtgtgtgcatgcgtgcgtgtgcgtgtgtgtgtgttcccctcACCTGTTCCAGAGGTCATCGTCCTCTCCTCCCCAGCCCCAGAATGCATTAGGAAATCCATTAATCTTTTTGAACTGCTTCACTGTCAGGCCACTGACACCACCGAAGAACTCATTATACGGGAGCCTTGGGGGGACAGTTACACATATTAAATTGATATTAAGTAAAGAACACATTTGCTGTATATGCCCATGGACAGAATCAGGACTCACATGTAGGAGTACTTGTCGAGTCTGACAGCAAAGTGTCGGGGCATGTGCGTGCAGCCGTAGTAGTTTCTGTCGTTCTCCATGAGGTGGTCCACATCGTGGAAGATCAGACAGTCCCAGTCCTGGTCCTTCATTGCCTCCTTGTAGCCCACGTTAAACAACATGGCTCGATTAAACGGCTCCGTGCCCCcctaaagaaaagaaaagagatacTTCCATGTCAGgataattcctatttttgtagATTATTCTGCAAAAGATTGCTGTTTATTTCAACCCACAATCtactgcaaaacacaaacattgcaGAACAatccaaaaacactgcaaacacaacaaactgcTGCTAATTACTCCTGTGGATGGCACTTGCACTTCTTTTCATCTCTATTTGCACTTTATTTCTTCTATTTGCCCTATACTTATGATTACAGTTTTTGTACTTAATCTGTGCCTTGTTATTGTACCACCCTGAACCCTAATTTAACTTGTAAACACTTAAGTTCTTAGTACTTTCTTAGTTTTTATACTAGTTTTAAAacccttgttttgttttagcaCTTGTATATGTCAACACCGAGGTATAAGAGGAACAGCATTTCGATCCTCTTTATGTCCTGTTCAAATGGCTGACTGGACAAAAATGTTGACTTTGAACTTTTGAACTTTGAATTTACTGTCACCTGGCAAGAGAACGCAGCCAATCCCTGCCTGTGACTGTGAATAGGTGTGCGCTTACCTGCTCTATGAGATAAAAGCCAAACTGGAGCCtctgtttctgcagcactgGCACCAGGTGTCTCAGGAGAATGGGTAAGTGTTCATGTCGGTTCCTGAATGGAACTAGGATTGCCACCTAAGGGACACAAAATGGATAATAGtacaaaagacatgaaatgACATGCATATAAGTGTATGGGGACAGGCAGAGCAACATGAACAAAGTGAGCTGTAGGGTTTTGCAAGTGTATGTTTCTGAGAGTTGGGATCTCTTGGCAGTAGGTGAATGGGAAAGTGTGGGTGAAGACAGGACAAAGCCCCATTAATTACCATGAAGACTCATGACAAAGAAGTGGCAGGTTGTTGAAACCTCATTTCCACAATGAGATCTGGCATGCATCAATCACAGAAGCACTGAGGCACTAAATGTCTGTGAAAGGTGTTTATTTTTCCCCATCGAACGGTCGCTATGACAGTCCCCGTTTTTAAGCTTCGTTTGAAGCTCAATAAAAAGCAAACTGTCACAGGAAGGAACAAAAAGCAAGAGGAATGGAAAACGAgtggctgagagagagggagactattgaggaggaggaggagagagagagagagagacagagacggttGTCAGAGCATACACAGTCCCTCAGGGCAAATGaatgtgagagacagacagacagacagatggcagGCAGGATTGCTCTGTTGAACAAAAAAAGAGCGATAAAAATGAGTATGAAACACTGCTGCAAAGCACATAGAAAGGGGTGAAGTCATGTTTTGCCTGTTTCTCGTACCTCATACTTAGTGATATATGACTGCACGTGCACATTTTTGGCATTTGAATGTCATGACAGAACAACAGAATGCACGGTGAGCAACAGAATATGCAGGCAAGTGGTGTAAAAGCATGTATGtgacacatgctgtgtgtgggACACATGCCAGTTAGTGCATGTGCACTGCACTGCTGCAATGTGAACGCTGCAGACTTCCTGTGTTGGACACTGGCTAATCTCCCCACCGGTTACTTTTCCAGTGCGACGCTAAAGGCACCTGACTCACAAATACTTATCTCTCTCCTGTAGTATGTACTCGTCTGAGTAGATTC
This region of Chaetodon auriga isolate fChaAug3 chromosome 10, fChaAug3.hap1, whole genome shotgun sequence genomic DNA includes:
- the b4galt5 gene encoding beta-1,4-galactosyltransferase 5, with protein sequence MPTHLRFRRRSFLGLLFLFSLSTSALYFIYSAPGIVNEYVFMVQARGIQIRENVKNIGAQVLEQVVRGAYNVNGTDYSYDFNMSESDPPPTTYLPEDFTYLPSQVCPERLLSMKGRLEVNMSEVSLEDVERSLAEGDPGVAPGGNWKPKDCLPRWKVAILVPFRNRHEHLPILLRHLVPVLQKQRLQFGFYLIEQGGTEPFNRAMLFNVGYKEAMKDQDWDCLIFHDVDHLMENDRNYYGCTHMPRHFAVRLDKYSYMLPYNEFFGGVSGLTVKQFKKINGFPNAFWGWGGEDDDLWNRVQFANYTVSRPHGEQGRYMSIPHHHRGEVQFLGRYSLLRHSKERQKLDGLNNLNYSPLVSRRPLFTNITVSLSRKLAPIPDY